Proteins found in one Macrobrachium nipponense isolate FS-2020 chromosome 35, ASM1510439v2, whole genome shotgun sequence genomic segment:
- the LOC135208289 gene encoding undifferentiated embryonic cell transcription factor 1-like, translated as MQIQFLVQRVKMQIQFPDQRVKMQIQFLVQSQDGDPVSGPESKDADSILGLESKDADPVPGPESQDADPVPGPESQDADPVSSPESQDADPVSGPESQDADPFPGPESQDADPVSGPESQDADPFPGPESQDADPVSSPESQDADPVSGPESKNTI; from the coding sequence ATGCAGATTCAATTCTTGGTCCAGAGAGTAAAGATGCAGATCCAGTTTCCGGACCAGAGAGTAAAGATGCAGATCCAGTTTTTGGTCCAGAGTCAAGATGGAGATCCAGTTTCTGGTCCAGAGAGTAAAGATGCAGATTCAATACTTGGTCTAGAGAGTAAAGATGCAGATCCAGTTCCTGGTCCAGAGAGTCAAGATGCAGATCCAGTTCCTGGTCCAGAGAGTCAAGATGCAGATCCAGTTTCTAGTCCAGAGAGTCAAGATGCAGATCCAGTTTCTGGTCCAGAGAGTCAAGATGCAGATCCATTTCCTGGTCCAGAGAGTCAAGATGCAGATCCAGTTTCTGGTCCAGAGAGTCAAGATGCAGATCCATTTCCTGGTCCAGAGAGTCAAGATGCAGATCCAGTTTCTAGTCCAGAGAGTCAAGATGCAGATCCAGTTTCTGGTCCAGAGAGTAAAAATACAATCTAG